The Thermococcus sp. 4557 genomic sequence GCCCCCAACACGGGCGCGACCGAGGCGACGCCCTTCGACACGGGGACCCGGGACATTGTGGTTCTCGACGAGAGGATAATTCAGGAGAGGCCGCCGGCGGTGAGCTTTTCCCTCCCGCTCGCGCTTCCGAGTGCCGCAAAGGGCCTTGGCGCGGGAACCTTCGGCGGAATCCCCCTGGATGGCTACCGCGAGCCGAGGGTGGTTCTCTACCTGAGCAACGACAACAGGCTGACGGTCTACGAGTACGACCTCTCGCTCCCCGGGGGAGAGGCCGTTGCCGAAACCTTCGACGTCAGGGCCGGCAAGAACATCCTTGACCTGAGTTCGTTCAGCGGCATCGTGGGCTTCGAGCTGGAGAAAGGGGATATGAAAGGAAGGGCCAGGATAGAACTGATCTGAGTTCCACCTCTTTTTTTAAAATTAGAATAGAGGGCTTCATGCCCTCCCCATCACGTTGTTCCATGAGTAGCTGGACTCGACGAGCTCCTCCACGGTGAGCCTCTTGATGGCGGTTATCTCTGGCTCGAAGTCCCTCAGCTTTTCAAGCACTTCGTCCTTTGAGATGGTCTCCTCGTCGAAGACCACGAAGCCGCTCCGGGCGTAGCCGTTGATGAAGGCCCTCCATACCCGTCCGTCCTTGAGGAGCTCGTACTGCCTGGCGCGGGCCTCGTCGGGGGTTATCCTGCCGAACCTGAGGTCGATCCGGGTGAGGTTCTTGTTGTAAATCCTCCCGCTCATCTCCACCACCTCACTTCCTGCTTTCCGTGACTCCGAAGTAGTCCTCTATGTCGATGTAGGTCTTCCTGTAAAGCTCGCTGTTCTTCATCTGCTCAACGAACTCCTTCGTCCTGATGTATTTGTCCTTCATGTAGTCCCAGTCGGGGTGCATTGCCTTCCACTCCTCCCAGGTGTAGCTGAACTGGGCCTGCACCTTGTCCCTGTAGAGCTCCGGAATCACGTTGAATGTACAGAAGGGCACTATCCTTCCGTCCGGCATGGCGTAGTGGATGACGCAGCGCTCAACCCTCTCGACGTCGTAGTTGTACTCGTCCATGAAGTGCATCATTCCGAGGAAGAGCGCGTTCTGGTGGAACTTTCCGAGGGCATCGTAGTTGCCGTACATGAATGCGTTCTTTATGAGTTCAAGAACCTTAAGATCCTTCGGGGCATACTTCTCGTCGTAGAACGAGCGGAACTTCATGAATATTTCAGCACCAAGCTTGAGCTTCTTGAGCCTTCCAAGCGTCTTCCACTGCTCTATCTCCTCGGCCTTCTCCTCGAGGTACTCGACGAAGCCCTCAACGTCGATGAAGCGCGGAATCGGAACGACACGCTTGTTGGTCCTGTCAAGGAAGACGTAAGTTGCCGCACCGCAGGCGAAGTGGCTGGTCATGTAATAGCGTGAACCCGTGAATGCTTCGAAGAAGCGTGCTATGTGCCCCGCTATGGGTATCGGGTACCAGTCGTCTTTGGCAATGACTCCGTTGGTCTGCTCCTCTATGCGCTTTATCGCTCCCGGAATCGTTATCCTAAAGCGCTGGCGCTCCTTCTTGGGAACCCTGCCGACCTGTGAGATGGGCTGGAAGTTCACACCGCGAACGATGTCGAGGTGGTTGAGACCAAAGTTTATAATCGCGCCGAGCTCGTGGTCGTTGACGTTCCTTATCGTGGTCGGCACGAGGACTATGCCCGGACCGCCGGCCTTCCTGACGTTCTCGAAGATGAGCGGAATCTCCCAGTGGTTCTTCCAGTTGCTCTGGGGAGTCATGCCGTCGTAGCTCAGGTAGAGGGTGTTGGTTCCGGCCTCGCGGATTTTCTCCACGAGTTCAGGTTCAAAGGCGAGCTTTATTCCGTCGGTGTTGAGCTGGACGTGGTCGTAGCCCTCTTCCTTCGCGATTTTGATAATCTCAATCAGGTCGTCGCGGAGGGTCGGCTCACCGCCCGTGAACTGGACGGCGTTGGTTCCAATCGGGTACTCCTTCTTGGCGTTGCGGAGCATCATGCGTATCTGCTCTAAGGTTGGCTCGTAAATCGGCTGGCCCTCCTTGGCGTAGAAGAAGCAGTACCAGCAGCTCAGGTTGCAGCGGTTGGTCAGGACGATGTTGAGTAGATTCGTATGCGAGCGGTGTCTGGAACACATTCCACAGTCAAGGGGGCAGTTGACACCGGTGTTCTCGACGTTCGTGCTCATAAGCTTGAAATCGTACTTCCACCTCTGGAAGCGGTAGTACTGATCAACGCTCTCGTAATAAACGTCGGTTATCATACCTTCGGGACAGCGCTTGGTTATCCAAACCTTCCCATCGTTCTCCCAAACGAGGGCTGGAACGACACGCCTCGTCTCTGGGCAGAGGGAATACGTCCTGTGGGGCAACGGGCCACCATAAACCCTGCTTGCCTTCTTGAGCATGCGCTCAAACTCTTCCTCATTTATCTCGGGGAATTCGATGATATCCCTTATTCTGCGGGTTGATTCGGCGAACTCTTTTTCGCCGCTTGGGACTTCACCAACACTTTCAGCCATGGGTTTCACCCCTGTGTTTGACTTTGCTATGTCTGCTTATTCATCCAATCGGAGGGTATAAAAGCTTTTGCGTAAATATGCAAATTTTCCTGCATAGGTATGGGACATATATGGGTAGCCCGCGGAACCGCCCGATCCTTGGAAAACCGTTAAAAGCCGGCAGTGCTATCCTTGGAGAGGTGGTAGAATGCCTGCGAGAGAGATGAGGATGGAGATGTTCCTGAGGGCCCTGCTGAAGAGGGACTTTTCCCGGGCCAAGGCGCACCTGGAGAAGCTCCAGAAGATGGCCGGCTCCGACGAGTGGGGCAGGGGCTACGGCAAGGCCATAAACGGCTTCATGAGCGCCATAAAGGACAACGACCCCAACGCCCTCATAGTCCAGCTCATCAGCGAGCACGACAGGGAGAAGGCGGAGAAGCTCCTCGAGCACTTCCAGGGGATACTCGAGCACGAGTTCAGGGACGAGTACGAGAAGGGCTACTACACCGCCTGGGTCGAGTTCCTCAAGGCCTACCTCTCCCAGAAGACGCTCTCATGAGGTGCTCCCATGGGGAAGGAAGAACTCATGAGGAAGCTTGAGGAGCGCATAAGGAACTGCCAGAAATGCCCGCTTGGAGGCCTTAGAACCAACGCCGTTCCCGGTTCCGGGAGCTACGACGCCAAAGTGATGTTCGTCGGGGAAGCGCCGGGCTACTGGGAGGACCAGAAGGGGCTGCCATTCGTCGGGAGGGCCGGAAAGGTACTCGACGAGCTCCTGGCCGAGATAGGCCTCACCAGGGAAGAGGTCTACATAACCAACATAGTCAAGTGCCGCCCGCCCGAGAACCGCGACCCGCTGGAGGACGAGATAAAGGCCTGCTCCCCCTACCTCGACAGGCAGATAGACATAATCAGGCCGAAGGTCATAGTTCCCCTGGGAAGGCACTCCATGAGGTACATCCTGGAGAAGTTTGGCTTTGACCCCGAGCCCATAAGCAAGATACACGGAAAAACCTTCGAGGCGCACACGCTCTTCGGGAAGATAATCATAATGCCGATGTATCACCCGGCCGCCGCACTCTACCGGCCGCCCATAAAAGAGGAGCTTAGACAGGACTTCCTCAGGCTCAGGGAGCTCATCGGCTCCTCATTATGAACCTTTCTTCACCTTTCAATTACTATTCCGAGTGAACCGGAAACATCTGGCTTTTGTTAAGGTCCCTGCGGATTTCCATGAAGCATTTTCTGGGAAAGGTTTTTATGGTGGTGGTGCGCATTAATGTACTTGAAAGTATCTCCTAATGCAGGGCAACAGGAATGTTAACTGAAGTGATCATACAATATCACGGATATGCATGGCAGTTCAGCAGTATTTTCGGAGAGCTGACGATATGCCAAAAATATTCCAGGAAAATTTATATATCTCCGATATTTATGGGTTTGAAACCCGTTGGAGGTGAAACTGTGTCGGACTTTGGGATACTGTCTCTGCTGCCGCCCCTGGTGGCTATTATCCTGGCGATATGGACGAAGAGGGTCGTCTTGGCGCTGTTCGCAGGTGTTTGGATTGGTGGCTTGATGATTGCAGGCTGGAATCCTGTGACCGGAACGACCCAGACCCTGGAGTGGATAGTGGGCAGCGTCACCGATGACTGGAACGCGAGGATACTCATCTTCGACTTCCTCATCGGTGCGGGCGTCGGTTTGATATACAAGTCGGGCGGAGTCCATGCCCTGGCGAGGGCGCTTTCAAAGAGGGTGAAGACAAGCAGGGGTGCATCGGTTCTGGGATGGTTAATGGGCGTCCTTGTGTTCTTCGATGACTACACCAACACCATCATAGTCGGAAACACCATGAGGCCAATCACCGACAGGACCCGCGTTTCCCGTGAGATGCTGGCCTACATAGACGACTC encodes the following:
- the tes gene encoding tetraether lipid synthase Tes; this translates as MAESVGEVPSGEKEFAESTRRIRDIIEFPEINEEEFERMLKKASRVYGGPLPHRTYSLCPETRRVVPALVWENDGKVWITKRCPEGMITDVYYESVDQYYRFQRWKYDFKLMSTNVENTGVNCPLDCGMCSRHRSHTNLLNIVLTNRCNLSCWYCFFYAKEGQPIYEPTLEQIRMMLRNAKKEYPIGTNAVQFTGGEPTLRDDLIEIIKIAKEEGYDHVQLNTDGIKLAFEPELVEKIREAGTNTLYLSYDGMTPQSNWKNHWEIPLIFENVRKAGGPGIVLVPTTIRNVNDHELGAIINFGLNHLDIVRGVNFQPISQVGRVPKKERQRFRITIPGAIKRIEEQTNGVIAKDDWYPIPIAGHIARFFEAFTGSRYYMTSHFACGAATYVFLDRTNKRVVPIPRFIDVEGFVEYLEEKAEEIEQWKTLGRLKKLKLGAEIFMKFRSFYDEKYAPKDLKVLELIKNAFMYGNYDALGKFHQNALFLGMMHFMDEYNYDVERVERCVIHYAMPDGRIVPFCTFNVIPELYRDKVQAQFSYTWEEWKAMHPDWDYMKDKYIRTKEFVEQMKNSELYRKTYIDIEDYFGVTESRK
- the udg gene encoding type-4 uracil-DNA glycosylase → MGKEELMRKLEERIRNCQKCPLGGLRTNAVPGSGSYDAKVMFVGEAPGYWEDQKGLPFVGRAGKVLDELLAEIGLTREEVYITNIVKCRPPENRDPLEDEIKACSPYLDRQIDIIRPKVIVPLGRHSMRYILEKFGFDPEPISKIHGKTFEAHTLFGKIIIMPMYHPAAALYRPPIKEELRQDFLRLRELIGSSL
- a CDS encoding DUF3213 domain-containing protein, which encodes MSGRIYNKNLTRIDLRFGRITPDEARARQYELLKDGRVWRAFINGYARSGFVVFDEETISKDEVLEKLRDFEPEITAIKRLTVEELVESSYSWNNVMGRA